One Trichoderma asperellum chromosome 5, complete sequence genomic region harbors:
- a CDS encoding mitochondrial 37S ribosomal protein uS9m (BUSCO:EOG092D49WK) codes for MASIASGLRHARCASSIAAAPWRSSIVPRPSFQLAIRSITNDVQKPSNTDLEASSAAESVLIPYQGVTHARVLPATPSYFSREPLFNDLYIGISKLLTKYNHLPTVPPSEAPQMPWTKLEEMRAQMGEPIKSSHYAKVMRVAKRLNLIEPSLRPAEVTVALTEFTRDINPFLNMPNPIQIDKFGRAVGVGKRKESTARAFVVEGTGEILVNGKTLSEAFGRVHDRESAVWALTATERLDKYNVWVLVEGGGTTGQAEAITLAVAKALVAHEPALKTALRKAGCITRDPRTVERKKHGHVKARKMPAWVKR; via the exons ATGGCGTCAATTGCAAGCGGCCTGCGGCATGCAAGGTGCGCAAGCTCGATTGCGGCGGCACCATGGCGATCATCAATCGTTCCACGACCAAGCTTCCAGCTTGCAATTCGCTCTATAACCAACGACGTCCAAAAGCCCTCCAACACCGACCTTGAAGCCTCCTCCGCTGCTGAATCTGTATTGATTCCGTACCAGGGCGTGACCCACGCGCGAGTCCTACCGGCAACTCCATCATACTTTTCGAGAGAACCTCTATTCAACGACTTATACATTGGCATCTCCAAGCTGCTCACCAAATACAACCACCTACCCACAGTGCCCCCCAGCGAGGCTCCGCAGATGCCATGGACGAAACTGGAGGAGATGCGAGCACAGATGGGAGAACCTATCAAGTCTTCACATTACGCAAAAGTTATGCGGGTGGCTAAGCGCCTGAATCTCATTGAGCCCAGTCTACGGCCGGCGGAGGTTACGGTTGCTCTGACGGAGTTTACTCGAGATATTAACCCCTTCTTGAACATGCCGAACCCGATTCAGATTGACAAGTTTGGGCGTGCCGTCGGTGTtggcaagagaaaagagtcAACTGCTCGCGCATTCGTTGTGGAGGGTACCGGAGAGATTCTAGTAAACGGCAAGACATTGAGCGAGGCTTTTGGTCGCGTGCACGACCGTGAAAGCGCAGTCTGGGCTCTCACTGCTACCGAGAGGCTGGACAAATACAACGTCTGGGTCTTGGTCGAGGGAGGCGGCACAACAGGGCAGGCTGAGGCTATCACCCTGGCCGTCGCAAAGGCGCTGGTTGCTCACGAGCCAGCATTGAAAACTGCTCTAAGAAAAG CCGGTTGCATTACGCGCGATCCCAGGACagtggagaggaagaagcatgGACATGTCAAGGCCCGAAAGATGCCTGCTTGGGTCAAACGATAG
- a CDS encoding uncharacterized protein (EggNog:ENOG41) produces the protein MRPRKIFTGLGCSIRAVPFQLRIRQYSTRQSNSSSHNLSWRQSLSTTKTARSQATAQKLLLQPPILHSSTAYNYTPQKRDKMKPQSIQIPGLTLLNNLTPHAIAPTSEGGFISAGAAPKSQVAATTAKTTIPPPKKKENKKAKARRLLAEAQAQAQAQAQAAASHNGYGHNQDQLYNRTGPSLKSNINNNAIRRAPPTGPRILTKDPPRDPRVAPSKASGGIPDPSPRYMAQSLTPSSSLRQPRRIFVIMDLNGTLLYRPNKRNPFNFIQRPHAREFLDYCIDTFHVAIWSSARPENVDKMVAQLLSPAQRAKCVVIWARDKLGLSPADYSARVQVYKRLTAIWNDPRVLASHPAAATHGQRWDQTNTVLVDDSAEKGRSEPYNILQLPEFEGLNTEPLDVLPQVHDYLNTLCYQTNISSYIRDCPFKINPNYTLTPSQDLHIG, from the exons ATGCGGCCGCGCAAGATATTCACAGGGCTTGGCTGCTCCATCCGCGCTGTGCCTTTCCAGCTTCGAATCCGGCAATACTCCACTCGACAGTCGAATTCTTCATCTCACAATCTCTCTTGGCGTCAATCGCTTTCAACGACAAAGACAGCCAGGTCACAGGCGACGGctcagaagctgctgctgcagccgcccATTTTACATTCTTCGACTGCATATAATTACACGCCACAGAAACGCGACAAGATGAAGCCTCAAAGCATCCAAATCCCAGGGCTGACGCTGCTTAACAATCTGACGCCCCATGCTATTGCGCCAACATCTGAAGGCGGCTTCATCAGCGCCGGTGCGGCTCCTAAATCGCAAGTCGCTGCGACAACGGCAAAGACGACAATCCCACCTccgaaaaagaaggagaacaaaaaggcaaaggcaagaagGTTATTAGCAGAGGCGCAGGCACAGGcgcaagcacaagcacaagcagctGCGAGTCATAATGGGTATGGGCACAATCAAGACCA GCTCTACAACCGCACTGGCCCCAGCCTTAAGAGCAATATCAACAACAACGCCATCCGACGAGCCCCTCCAACCGGCCCTCGCATCCTCACCAAAGACCCCCCTCGAGACCCGCGCGTCGCCCCAAGCAAAGCATCCGGCGGCATCCCCGATCCCTCGCCTCGCTACATGGCCCAATCCCTAACGCCCTCATCCTCCCTCCGCCAGCCGCGccgcatcttcgtcatcatggACCTCAACGGCACGCTCCTCTACCGCCCCAACAAGCGCAACCCCTTCAACTTCATCCAGCGGCCCCACGCGCGCGAGTTCCTCGACTACTGCATCGACACCTTCCACGTCGCCATCTGGTCCTCGGCCCGCCCCGAAAACGTCGACAAGATGGTCGCGCAGCTGCTCTCCCCCGCCCAGCGCGCCAAGTGCGTCGTCATCTGGGCCCGCGACAAGCTCGGCCTCTCCCCCGCCGACTACTCCGCCCGCGTCCAGGTCTACAAGCGCCTGACGGCCATCTGGAACGACCCCCGCGTGCTGGCCTCCCACCCGGCGGCCGCCACCCACGGTCAGCGCTGGGACCAGACAAACACTGTGCTGGTTGACGACTCGGCCGAGAAGGGCCGCAGCGAGCCGTACAACATCCTCCAGTTGCCCGAGTTTGAGGGCCTCAACACCGAGCCGTTGGATGTCCTTCCGCAGGTTCACGACTACCTCAATACGCTGTGCTATCAGACCAACATAAGCAGCTACATACGCGATTGTCCTTTTAAGATCAACCCAAACTATACGTTAACGCCTTCACAAGATCTCCATAtaggatag
- the RRP36 gene encoding rRNA biogenesis protein rrp36 (BUSCO:EOG092D3ODN), whose translation MSSKRKSTSLGLERRVRARREEEWEPELSASDEDSGEEVSEEGGDNSDKDGDSDEQDSGSEPEEPEEEESKVDFSSISFGALSRAAASLPSKKKKNKGDAEPDDAPSNIKTKEPLRREQKKPSSRVEAAKRSSKHAPQEMSSKKPVSRRREILTDPRRKARDPRFEALTGRLDEAKVAKNYAFLEEYRESEMADLRAQIKKTKDVTAKEDLKRQLLSMESKKKARQKKEDEAKLLQEHRKKEKELVAQGKQPFYLRKSEQKKQLLMNRYADMNKSQVDKAIERKRKKVASKEKKELISLERRSRRH comes from the exons ATGTCTTCCAAAAGAAAATCCACCTCCTTAGGCTTGGAGAGGCGCGTACGGGcccgaagagaagaagaatgggagCCAGAATTGAGTGCCAGCGATGAAGATTCAGGAGAAGAGGTGTCAGAAGAGGGAGGTGACAACAGCGACAAAGATGGAGACTCAGATGAGCAAGACTCTGGCTCAGAG CCTGAAGAAcctgaagaggaagaatcaAAAGTGGATTTCTCATCCATATCTTTTGGCGCATTGTCGCGTGCGGCAGCCAGCCTACcttcaaagaaaaagaaaaataagggCGATGCCGAGCCAGACGACGCCCCATCCAACATTAAAACAAAGGAGCCGTTAAGAcgagaacaaaagaaaccTTCAAGTCGAGTGGAAGCAGCGAAACGAAGCTCCAAACATGCGCCGCAGGAAATGAGCTCCAAGAAGCCCGTCAGCAGGCGCCGCGAAATTCTCACCGATCCGCGCCGCAAGGCCCGCGATCCACGGTTCGAGGCCCTGACAGGTAGACTAGACGAAGCAAAGGTTGCCAAGAACTACGCTTTCTTGGAAGAGTACCGCGAGAGCGAGATGGCAGACCTGCGGGCGCAgatcaagaagaccaaggacGTCACTGCAAAGGAAGACCTGAAGCGGCAGCTGCTGTCTATGgagtccaagaagaaggctcgccagaagaaggaggatgaggccAAGCTGCTTCAGGAGCAccgaaagaaggaaaaggagcttgTTGCGCAGGGCAAGCAGCCTTTCTATCTGCGCAAGAGCGAGCAGAAGAAACAACTGCTGATGAACAGATATGCCGACATGAATAAATCTCAAGTCGATAAGGCTATTGagcgaaagagaaagaaggtggcgtcaaaggagaagaaggaactTATTTCGCTAGAGAGGAGGTCGAGACGTCATTAG
- a CDS encoding uncharacterized protein (EggNog:ENOG41) — translation MAPKPAGQRTDGGPVIRIPGRPAQYSLLQVQAFKAGNEGRYDIQVTSMMIPIGRVSGRQAWEEKLLRACGQNGRSLHLGPLPISGFEKHSTSNKKEGVEARAEEWVCEVEPCQYRSGSQGDYQHRWWWPKRRNVRRGGSSREQALSTYAILTCATVGRFAQMPISSLSRADRMPPPQDAYTVSLPAPSPPQSISSYSRFIHDHTKRQMQAFGALSSSSSSTSSRSSVGGTSMTNGAAPPI, via the exons ATGGCGCCCAAGCCGGCTGGCCAAAGAACAGATGGTGGCCCCGTAATTCGAATTCCTGGCCGGCCTGCACAGTACAGCTTGCTCCAAGTCCAAGCCTTCAAAGCGGGCAATGAGGGTCGGTATGACATCCAGGTGACGAGCATGATGATTCCGATCGGCAGGGTCTCTGGCCGACAAGCTTGGGAAGAGAAGCTTCTCCGGGCCTGTGGGCAAAACGGACGATCTCTGCATCTGGGTCCCCTTCCCATTTCCGGCTTCGAAAAGCACTCAACCTCCAA CAAAAAAGAGGGTGTCGAAGCTCGTGCAGAAGAGTGGGTGTGCGAGGTGGAGCCGTGCCAGTACCGAAGCGGCTCTCAGGGCGACTATCAGCATCGATGGTGGTggccaaagaggagaaacgTGCGGCGGGGAGGATCGAGCAGGGAACAGGCCTTGTCGACTTACGCCATTTTGACCTGCGCTACCGTTGGTCGATTCGCTCAGATGCCGATCAGCTCGCTGTCTAGGGCGGACAGGATGCCACCCCC GCAAGACGCTTACACCGTCTCCCTCCCCGCACCTTCGCCGCCACAGAGCATCTCCAGCTACTCTCGCTTCATCCACGACCACACAAAACGCCAGATGCAAGCTTTTGGTGCCCTGTCGTCTTCAAGTTCCAGCACCTCATCCCGATCCTCAGTCGGCGGCACTTCCATGACCAACGGCGCCGCTCCCCCGATTTAG
- a CDS encoding uncharacterized protein (EggNog:ENOG41~BUSCO:EOG092D4EIS) — translation MSERKVLQKYYPPDFDPNDISRRRGPKAAGPRIQTVRLMAPFSMKCLSCGEYIYKGRKFNSRKEIRPDEKYLGIQILFFHIKCTRCSAEITFRTDPRNTDYAMVKGAMRSFEPWRNRELAEETVEERLDRLEREEAEAAGEEEKNAMEDLEAKNADARREMAAADALDEIRQRNARIHRSEKEGTDFADTIVRSEDEERERQEREDDEIAKRAFAAAKRLGNSTLDSIGETEETAAEGTELPTSINGDNTPQKAVSSLESSTAETSMPPPSQPPSFKRVVKKKKDHAALLGIKKKPSLV, via the exons ATGTCTGAGCGTAAAGTCCTTCAG aaatactacCCTCCAGATTTCGATCCCAATGATATCAGTCGCCGCCGAGGGCCCAAAGCTGCTGGGCCGCGAATCCAAACCGTCCGACTCATGGCTCCTTTCTCCATGAAGTGCTTGAGCTGTGGTGAATACATCTACAAGGGGCGCAAATTCAATTCTCGCAAAGAGATCCGACCCGACGAAAAATATCTCGGCATTCagattcttttcttccacaTAAAGTGCACAAGATGTAGCGCCGAAATTACTTTCCGTACGGATCCACGAAACACAGACTATGCGATGGTCAAAGGCGCCATGCGATCATTTGAGCCGTGGAGAAATAGAGAATTGGCCGAGGAGACGGTAGAGGAAAGGCTAGACAGGCTAGAGCgagaggaggctgaggctgctggcgaagaagagaagaatgcgATGGAGGACCTTGAGGCAAAGAACGCCGATGCCAGACGCGAAATGGCTGCAGCTGATGCGCTCGATGAAATAAGACAAAGAAACGCCAGGATACATCGATCTGAAAAGGAAGGGACTGACTTCGCGGACACCATCGTTCGttctgaagatgaggagcgGGAAcgacaagagagagaggacgaTGAAATCGCTAAAAGGGCTTTTGCGGCAGCCAAACGGTTAGGCAACTCTACCCTTGATAGCATAGGCGAGACGGAAGAGACGGCTGCTGAAGGCACTGAGCTTCCAACCTCGATCAATGGCGACAACACACCACAGAAGGCAGTATCGTCATTAGAATCGAGCACAGCAGAAACCTCGATGCCACCGCCGTCACAGCCGCCATCATTCAAGAGAGtggtgaagaaaaagaaagaccaTGCTGCGTTGCTCGGtataaagaagaagccttCTCTAGTATAA
- a CDS encoding uncharacterized protein (BUSCO:EOG092D4GCP), giving the protein MPKAEVGSTKYLSNRLKSKGLQRLRWYCQVCEKQCRDANGFKMHTQSEGHVRQMLVVGEDPKKYINQYSDEFLKDFLQLLKTGHGEKQVQINHFYQEYIANKEHIHMNATKWPSLTEFAKYLGREGMCRVEENEKGFHISWIDNSPDALRRQEALRRKEAQDQGDEEIEQRMIREQIKRAEQAAGKRDGEAEEEQEGRELKRQDGEKIKLSFGTKPKPEEAQKVTEEKSEASTDADKGEQADSDAPKEQSKPAASKGGFGGISLKLGDKPQTKNVFAQAKKNALASGSKKGSLIQQPKKMSEAERIMKEELERKRPSGSVGFGMPSGKKQRNH; this is encoded by the coding sequence ATGCCCAAAGCCGAAGTTGGCTCGACGAAATACTTGAGCAACAGGCTCAAGTCAAAGGGTCTCCAGCGTCTAAGATGGTATTGCCAAGTTTGCGAAAAGCAGTGCCGCGATGCCAATGGATTCAAAATGCATACCCAGTCTGAAGGCCACGTGCGACAAATGCTCGTCGTCGGCGAGGACCCGAAGAAATACATCAACCAATACAGCGACGAGTTCCTAAAGGACTTTTTGCAGCTATTGAAGACGGGTCATGGAGAGAAACAGGTGCAGATTAACCATTTCTACCAAGAATACATTGCCAACAAAGAGCACATTCACATGAACGCGACGAAATGGCCGTCGCTGACCGAATTTGCCAAATATTTGGGAAGAGAGGGAATGTGTCGGGTGGAGGAGAACGAAAAGGGATTTCACATCAGCTGGATCGATAACTCCCCTGATGCCCTGCGGCGGCAAGAGGCCCTGAGGCGGAAAGAAGCGCAAGACCAAGGCGACGAAGAAATTGAGCAGCGTATGATTCGAGAGCAGATCAAGCGAGCCGAGCAAGCCGCCGGTAAACGCgatggagaagcagaagaggaacaagAGGGCAGAGAGCTCAAAAGACAGGATGGCGAAAAAATTAAGCTGTCTTTTGGCACGAAGCCTAAGCCGGAGGAGGCCCAGAAAGTAACAGAGGAGAAGTCAGAGGCATCAACAGACGCCGACAAGGGCGAGCAAGCAGATTCCGATGCGCCAAAAGAACAGTCAAAGCCAGCCGCGAGTAAAGGAGGCTTCGGTGGGATATCCTTAAAGCTTGGTGACAAGCCACAGACGAAGAATGTGTTTGCCCAAGCAAAGAAGAACGCGTTGGCTTCGGGGTCGAAGAAGGGTTCTTTAATACAGCAACCCAAGAAGATGAGCGAAGCAGAGAGGATCATGAAGGAGGAGctagaaaggaaaaggccaagCGGTTCGGTCGGTTTTGGAATGCCCAGtggcaaaaagcaaagaaatcATTAA
- the SPT4 gene encoding transcription elongation factor spt4 (BUSCO:EOG092D4PXN): MSSFVTPGQQRYLRACMVCSIVMTYSRFRDEGCPNCEEFLHLIGSQDQIESCTSQVFEGLITLANPSKSWVAKWQRLDSYVPGVYAIKVSGQLPDEIRSSLEDEYRIQYIPYVYSIARYGDAFYVGVGWERDNKMADLMIFRRDGTQTEADA, translated from the exons ATGTCCAGCTTCGTCACCCCCGGCCAGCAGCGCTACCTGCGCGCCTGCATGGTCTGCTCAATCGTTATGACATACAGC CGCTTCCGCGACGAAGGATGTCCCAACTGCGAAGAGTTCCTACACCTCATCGGCTCGCAGGACCAGATCGAGAGCTGCACGTCGCAGGTCTTCGAGGGCCTGATAACGCTCGCCAACCCTTCCAAGTCATGGGTGGCCAAGTGGCAGCGTCTGGATAGCTACGTGCCCGGCGTGTACGCGATCAAGGTTTCGGGCCAGCTGCCTGATGAGATTCGATCATCACTGGAGGATGAGTATAGGATACAGTACATCCCGTATGTCTATTCTATCGCGAGATACGGCGATGCCTTTTACGTTGGGGTGGGGTGGGAAAGAGACAACAAGATGGCTGACTTGATGATTTTTAGGAGAGATGGCACGCAGACCGAAGCCGATGCTTAA
- a CDS encoding uncharacterized protein (BUSCO:EOG092D1EM9): MSQTAVDLKNQGNKAFAAGDWPTAISFYDKAIAADATEPTFFTNRAQAYIKTEAYGYAIADATKAIELNPKLIKAYFRRGLARTAILKPKEAIEDFKECVRLDPTNKDARLKLEECKKIVRQLAFFAAIEVGDEPSAAEGLDLESMVVEEGYDGVALGNEMTQEFIDDMIERFKTGKLIAKKYVYQILIAVKKIVYDEPTMVEMEVPEGVELTVCGDTHGQYFDLMELFRRNGHPSDKHWYLFNGDFVDRGSWSTEIALLLYAYKWLRPKNFFLNRGNHETDDMNKVYGFEGECKAKYNERIFRLFSESFSALALATLIGSKYLVLHGGLFSDDKVTLDDIRKLNRHSQRQPGQAGLMMEMLWTDPQDEPGRGPSKRGVGMQFGPDVTKRFCENNGLEAVIRSHEVRMDGYEVQHDGKCITVFSAPRYCDSTENRGAYINIGPDYKLRYEQFDAVPHPNIRPMAYAQNSLMSSLM; the protein is encoded by the exons ATGTCGCAAACAGCCGTCGACCTCAAGAACCAGGGAAACAAGGCGTTCGCTGCTGGTGATTGGCCTACGGCGATCAGTTTCTATGACAAGGCCATCGCGGCAGACGCTACCGAGCCCACATTCTTTACCAACAGAGCCCAG GCATACATCAAGACTGAAGCATACGGATATGCCATTGCCGACGCTACCAAGGCGATCGAGCTCAACCCAAAGCTGATCAAG GCATACTTCCGCCGTGGCCTCGCCCGAACTGCCATTTTAAAACCGAAGGAAGCCATCGAAGACTTCAAAGAGTGCGTCCGGCTAGACCCCACCAACAAGGATGCGCGGCTCAAGCTAGAGGAGTGCAAGAAGATTGTGCGCCAGTTGGCCTTCTTTGCCGCCATCGAAGTTGGAGACGAGCCCTCGGCTGCTGAAGGACTTGATCTGGAGTCCATGGTTGTTGAGGAGGGCTATGATGGAGTGGCGCTAGGAAATGAAATGACACAAGAGTTCATCGACGATATGATTGAGAGATTCAAGACCGGCAAGCTCATTGCCAAGAAATACGTCTATCAGATCCTCATTGCTGTCAAGAAAATCGTATATGATGAGCCTACTATGGTGGAAATGGAAGTTCCTGAGGGCGTTGAACTCACCGTTTGTGGCGATACCCATG GCCAGTACTTTGATCTTATGGAGCTGTTCCGACGGAACGGCCACCCATCAGATAAACATTGGTACTTGTTCAACGGCGACTTTGTCGACAGAGGATCCTGGTCCACCGAGATTGCACTATTACTCTACGCCTATAAGTGGCTGCGACCCAAGAACTTCTTTTTGAACAGAGGAAACCACGAGACAGACGACATGAACAAGGTATACGGCTTCGAAGGCGAGTGCAAAGCCAAGTATAATGAGAG AATTTTCAGGTTATTTTCCGAGAGCTTCTCTGCATTAGCTCTGGCAACATTAATTGGATCTAAATATCTGGTTCTCCACGGAGGTCTGTTCTCCGATGATAAGGTCACATTAGATGATATCCGAAAGCTGAACCGACACTCGCAACGCCAACCTGGCCAGGCGGGGTTGATGATGGAAATGTTGTGGACTGATCCTCAAGATGAGCCCGGCCGAGGACCCAGCAAGCGAGGAGTCGGCATGCAGTTTGGCCCAGACGTTACCAAGAGATTTTGCGAGAACAACGGCCTGGAAGCTGTTATTCGAAGTCACGAAGTGCGCATGGATGGCTATGAAGTACAACACGATGGCAAATGCATCACTG TCTTCTCTGCTCCGAGATATTGCGACTCAACTGAGAATAGGGGTGCTTACATCAACATCGGACCTGATTATAAGCTCCGGTATGAACAGTTTGACGCGGTACCACACCCCAACATTCGGCCGATG GCATATGCCCAAAACTCCCTTATGTCATCTCTAATGTAA
- a CDS encoding uncharacterized protein (BUSCO:EOG092D1GZC), which produces MGFVDFAIDLAAVLSASRSVASKHVALRGRQLDVYSRTSSVGALLRNRNAAAAASVRTEEAPEKEKEPGSGSEATSNEFVNAEAAAEKSSQPASSTTAPEGSKPADFKPREQSIFKTSIPDGDFVRQRLQQASTQPPTKEELDEKLGAPEGVDVNIFHTTRGSQILDSLRKQRGPGERQTKASSGGAAKEHPLRHWPPPPPPPPPPPPPPPPVESVDATTPTPTTAPETKHSYADDINRESQQSNIRQSDSLGSSPPEPRPVAETVAAEKERLDASKVDQEELVETVKASVIPETPQASAHTYQLRESKVPATRFSRILNYGGLAAGMLGGAVTESMSRAFGGGGEGSVLLSGGNMERLVAKLSRMRGAALKLGQMMSFQDSKMLPAPLQEVLQRVQDRADYMPAWQRDRVLANNLGPEWRELFSEFEEKPIAAASIGQVHKAVLKSNGRRVAVKIQFPGVADSINSDLDNLGILLTATKLLPKGLYLNKTIDNARLELGWECDYLREAECATRYKQLLQGEQDVFEAPDVYPEASGKQVLTMDFLDGIGVTRVNSFTQEQRDWIGTQILRLCLREITEFKFMQTDPNWTNFLYNAASNKLELLDFGASREFPDEFISQYVRLLESASRSDREGVKKFSEGLGYLTGHESRTMLDAHIQSVLTLAEPFLDSAPEVYDFKDQTITERVKALIPVMLHERLAPPPEETYSLHRKLSGAFLLCARLESKVRCRELFANSVARSGYVE; this is translated from the coding sequence ATGGGTTTTGTGGATTTTGCGATTGACCTCGCGGCAGTGCTGAGCGCCTCCCGGTCCGTCGCATCCAAGCATGTCGCTCTTCGCGGCCGGCAGCTCGATGTCTATAGCAGGACATCGAGTGTTGGGGCGCTGCTGAGGAATCGGAACGCTGCTGCGGCCGCTTCAGTGAGAACGGAGGAAGCAccggagaaagaaaaggagccAGGGAGCGGTAGTGAGGCCACTAGCAACGAGTTTGTAaatgctgaggctgctgccgagaAGAGCTCACAGCCTGCGTCATCTACAACGGCTCCTGAAGGGTCAAAGCCTGCGGACTTCAAGCCCCGAGAGCAATCGATTTTCAAGACTTCAATACCAGATGGTGATTTTGTCCGGCAAAGGCTGCAGCAGGCATCTACCCAACCACCAACTAAAGAGGAGCTCGATGAGAAATTAGGCGCACCTGAAGGCGTTGATGTCAACATCTTCCATACTACACGAGGCTCTCAGATCTTGGATTCATTACGCAAACAGAGAGGGCCAGGAGAGCGTCAGACAAAGGCTTCTTCTGGCGGCGCTGCGAAGGAGCATCCACTGCGGCActggccgccaccaccaccaccaccacctcctcctcctcctcctcctcctcccgtTGAGTCTGTTGATGCCACAACACCTACGCCTACAACTGCTCCTGAAACCAAACACAGCTACGCAGACGATATCAACCGAGAATCTCAGCAGTCAAATATACGGCAATCTGATTCTTTGGGTTCCTCACCACCTGAACCTCGGCCCGTGGCGGagactgttgctgctgaaaaGGAGCGTTTGGACGCAAGCAAGGTAGATCAGGAGGAATTGGTTGAAACTGTGAAAGCATCAGTCATTCCTGAAACACCACAAGCAAGCGCGCACACTTATCAGCTGCGAGAGTCAAAAGTGCCGGCGACCCGCTTTAGTCGAATACTAAACTATGGCGGCCTGGCAGCTGGAATGCTGGGTGGTGCTGTAACAGAGAGTATGAGCAGAGCCtttggaggtggtggtgaaggATCTGTGCTGCTCAGTGGCGGGAACATGGAGAGATTGGTTGCAAAGCTATCTCGCATGAGGGGTGCTGCGTTGAAGCTAGGCCAAATGATGAGCTTCCAGGATTCGAAAATGCTACCAGCCCCTCTCCAGGAAGTGCTGCAACGGGTTCAGGACCGGGCTGATTACATGCCGGCATGGCAGCGGGACCGGGTTCTGGCCAATAATCTCGGGCCTGAGTGGCGAGAGCTATTTAGTGAATTCGAGGAAAAGCCAATTGCCGCTGCTTCAATCGGCCAGGTACACAAAGCCGTTCTCAAGTCGAACGGGAGACGAGTAGCGGTGAAGATTCAGTTCCCTGGCGTGGCAGATTCCATCAACTCGGATCTGGATAACCTTGGCATCTTGCTCACGGCCACGAAACTCCTCCCCAAGGGCCTCTATTTAAACAAGACAATTGACAACGCCAGGCTAGAGCTGGGCTGGGAATGCGACTATTTGCGCGAGGCGGAATGCGCCACACGCTAcaagcagctcctccaaggcGAACAAGACGTTTTCGAGGCCCCGGATGTGTACCCAGAAGCTTCTGGCAAGCAAGTCTTGACCATGGACTTTCTCGACGGTATTGGCGTAACACGGGTTAACTCGTTTACCCAAGAGCAACGTGATTGGATCGGTACGCAGATTCTACGGCTCTGCTTACGGGAAATTACAGAGTTCAAGTTCATGCAGACGGACCCCAACTGGACCAACTTTCTCTACAACGCCGCAAGTAACAAGCTTGAGCTCCTCGACTTTGGCGCTTCTCGGGAGTTTCCGGATGAATTCATCTCGCAGTACGTGCGGCTCCTCGAGTCTGCATCACGGTCTGACCGAGAGGGTGTGAAGAAGTTTTCGGAGGGCCTAGGCTACTTGACAGGCCACGAAAGCCGGACGATGCTGGATGCTCACATCCAATCTGTGCTTACGCTTGCGGAGCCATTCCTGGACTCGGCCCCGGAGGTTTACGACTTCAAGGACCAGACCATCACAGAGCGTGTGAAGGCGCTTATCCCGGTTATGCTTCACGAGCGGTTAGCTCCACCCCCTGAAGAGACGTATAGTCTGCACCGGAAACTGAGTGGCGCATTCCTGTTGTGCGCAAGACTGGAGAGCAAGGTGAGATGCCGCGAATTGTTTGCGAACAGTGTGGCTAGGTCTGGCTATGTTGAGTAG